From a single Microbacterium terrisoli genomic region:
- a CDS encoding RNA-binding S4 domain-containing protein — MADTVRVDAWLWAVRIYKTRSAATTACRAGHVRVNGERVKAAQAVRPGDELRVRIAGFDRILVVRQTIAKRVGAAVAATALEDRTPARDPAPVIAQRDRGAGRPTKRERRDIDRLRGR, encoded by the coding sequence ATGGCTGACACGGTTCGGGTGGATGCCTGGCTCTGGGCGGTGCGGATCTACAAGACGCGATCGGCCGCGACGACTGCTTGCCGAGCAGGACACGTGCGGGTCAACGGCGAACGGGTCAAGGCCGCTCAGGCCGTGCGGCCCGGAGATGAGCTGCGCGTGCGGATCGCCGGGTTCGACCGCATCCTCGTGGTGCGCCAGACGATCGCCAAGCGCGTGGGCGCGGCCGTGGCGGCGACCGCCCTCGAAGACCGCACCCCGGCGCGCGACCCGGCACCGGTGATCGCACAGCGCGACCGCGGGGCGGGTCGGCCCACCAAGCGTGAGCGCCGCGACATCGACCGGCTGCGCGGGCGCTGA
- the cmk gene encoding (d)CMP kinase yields the protein MTDVVIVAIDGPAGSGKSSVSKQAARELGYGYLDTGAAYRALAWHVLEQGADTADADAVRAAASRFPYAISLDPDQYWVRVGEADVTEAIRDPRVSSAVSGVARVPEVRTQVNALFRQLAAGSDRPGVVIEGRDITTVVAPDAPVRILLTAAPEVRAARRSAELSGQDAAAVAAALHRRDASDSTVVDFLNAADGVEVVDSTDLDFAQTVAAVLGVIHQKQESPHGR from the coding sequence TTGACTGACGTCGTCATCGTCGCCATCGACGGTCCGGCCGGCTCCGGCAAGTCGAGCGTGTCGAAGCAGGCCGCCCGTGAGCTGGGCTACGGCTATCTCGACACCGGAGCCGCCTACCGGGCTCTGGCCTGGCACGTCCTCGAGCAGGGCGCTGACACCGCCGACGCCGATGCGGTGCGTGCCGCGGCATCCCGATTCCCGTACGCCATCTCGCTGGACCCCGACCAGTACTGGGTGCGGGTGGGAGAGGCCGACGTCACCGAGGCGATCCGCGACCCGCGGGTCTCGTCGGCGGTCAGCGGGGTCGCGCGCGTGCCCGAGGTGCGCACGCAGGTCAACGCGCTGTTCCGACAGCTCGCGGCCGGCTCCGACCGACCGGGCGTGGTCATCGAGGGGCGCGACATCACGACAGTGGTCGCCCCCGACGCGCCGGTGCGCATCTTGCTCACGGCAGCTCCCGAGGTGCGCGCCGCGCGCCGTTCGGCGGAGCTTTCGGGCCAGGATGCCGCAGCCGTCGCCGCGGCGCTGCACAGGCGCGACGCCTCAGATTCGACGGTGGTCGACTTCCTCAACGCCGCAGACGGCGTCGAGGTCGTCGATTCCACCGACCTCGACTTCGCCCAGACCGTTGCCGCGGTGCTGGGCGTCATCCACCAGAAGCAGGAGAGTCCCCATGGGCGTTGA
- a CDS encoding GNAT family N-acetyltransferase, translating into MSTITIQPATADRFDDVQHALSGGGDGAACQCQWWMLRNKDWQNTSRTDREEMLRHEIGAPVSPALIAYVDGEAAGWVRVGPRTAQTRLAYTRAFAASPLAWDDPDVWAVTCFVIRREFRGQGLNHRLLEAAVAHARANGARAIEAYPVDVPVSKRHTNDLYIGILSVFLAAGFAEVARPKPDLAIVQLLLDEQTG; encoded by the coding sequence ATGTCTACGATCACGATCCAACCGGCCACGGCCGATCGCTTCGACGACGTGCAGCACGCGCTCAGCGGCGGCGGTGACGGCGCCGCCTGCCAGTGCCAATGGTGGATGCTGCGCAACAAGGACTGGCAGAACACCTCCCGCACCGACCGCGAAGAGATGCTGCGCCACGAGATCGGCGCTCCCGTCTCCCCCGCCCTCATCGCGTACGTCGACGGCGAAGCCGCCGGGTGGGTCCGCGTCGGGCCGCGCACCGCGCAGACCAGGCTCGCCTACACGCGCGCGTTCGCGGCATCGCCGCTCGCCTGGGACGATCCGGACGTGTGGGCGGTGACGTGTTTCGTCATCCGGCGCGAATTCCGTGGGCAAGGGCTCAACCACCGTCTGCTCGAGGCGGCCGTCGCGCATGCCCGGGCGAACGGCGCGCGGGCGATCGAGGCGTATCCGGTCGATGTGCCTGTCTCGAAGCGGCACACGAACGATCTGTACATCGGCATCCTGTCGGTGTTCCTGGCCGCGGGATTCGCAGAGGTCGCCAGACCCAAACCCGACCTCGCGATCGTGCAGCTGCTGCTCGACGAGCAAACGGGCTGA
- the der gene encoding ribosome biogenesis GTPase Der — translation MGVDDEYEGGPDHLAERLAAVDEQLAEQRAHALQASLSDYELEDEDAALLAGITLGEDGIEYLPALPVVAIVGRPNVGKSALVNRILGRREAVVEDTPGVTRDRVMYKAEWLDRQFTLVDTGGWEPDAKGIDRSVAAQAEVAIDLSDVVLFVVDAMVGATSTDEHVVRLLRKSGRPTFLVANKVDDARQEPEAAALWNLGLGEPHPVSAIHGRGVADLLDAVVKSLPDESAVAKQEIGGPRRVAILGRPNVGKSSLLNKAAGEERVVVNELAGTTRDPVDEIVELGGKIWRFVDTAGIRRRVHLQQGADFYASLRTSAALEKAEVAVVVLDVSQPISEQDVRIIDMVLESGRALVLAYNKWDVLSTAEFEDSERRRYLEREIEQDLAHVAWAPRVNISARTGRHLDKLVPALQTALDSWDTRIPTGKFNAFLAELVAEHPHPLRGGKQPRILFGTQAGTRPPTFVLFTTGFLDPGYRRFIQRRLRELYGFEGSPIVVNMRVREKRQR, via the coding sequence ATGGGCGTTGACGACGAATACGAGGGCGGCCCCGACCACCTCGCCGAACGGCTCGCCGCCGTGGACGAGCAGCTCGCCGAGCAGCGCGCCCACGCGCTGCAGGCATCGCTGAGCGACTACGAACTCGAAGATGAAGACGCCGCGCTGCTGGCCGGCATCACCCTCGGCGAGGACGGCATCGAATATCTGCCGGCGCTGCCGGTGGTCGCCATCGTCGGTCGGCCGAACGTCGGAAAATCGGCGCTGGTCAACCGCATCCTCGGGCGGCGCGAAGCCGTCGTCGAAGACACCCCGGGTGTCACCCGCGACCGCGTGATGTACAAGGCCGAGTGGCTGGACCGTCAGTTCACCCTCGTCGACACCGGCGGGTGGGAGCCGGATGCGAAGGGCATCGACCGGTCGGTGGCCGCACAGGCCGAGGTCGCGATCGACCTGTCGGATGTCGTGCTGTTCGTCGTGGACGCCATGGTCGGGGCCACCTCGACCGACGAGCACGTCGTGCGACTGCTGCGCAAGTCCGGCCGGCCGACCTTCTTGGTGGCCAACAAGGTCGATGACGCGCGGCAGGAGCCCGAGGCGGCGGCCCTGTGGAACCTGGGGCTGGGGGAGCCGCACCCGGTCTCGGCGATCCACGGGCGCGGGGTGGCCGACCTGCTCGACGCGGTCGTGAAGAGCCTGCCCGACGAGTCCGCCGTCGCCAAGCAGGAGATCGGCGGCCCGCGCCGCGTCGCGATCCTGGGGCGGCCGAACGTGGGCAAGTCGTCGCTGCTGAACAAGGCCGCCGGTGAAGAGCGGGTGGTCGTCAACGAGCTGGCAGGCACCACTCGCGACCCGGTTGACGAGATCGTCGAGCTCGGCGGCAAGATCTGGCGCTTCGTCGACACCGCCGGCATCCGCCGCCGCGTGCACCTGCAGCAAGGCGCCGACTTCTATGCGTCGCTGCGCACCTCCGCCGCGCTGGAGAAGGCCGAAGTCGCCGTCGTCGTGCTGGATGTCTCGCAGCCGATCAGCGAGCAGGACGTGCGCATCATCGACATGGTGCTCGAGTCCGGCCGCGCACTGGTGCTCGCGTACAACAAGTGGGACGTGCTCTCCACGGCCGAATTCGAGGACAGCGAGCGGCGCCGGTACCTGGAGCGTGAGATCGAACAGGACCTCGCCCACGTCGCGTGGGCGCCGCGGGTGAACATCTCGGCGCGCACCGGCCGTCACCTCGACAAGCTCGTGCCGGCGCTGCAGACGGCGCTGGACTCGTGGGACACCCGCATCCCGACCGGCAAGTTCAATGCATTCCTGGCCGAGCTCGTCGCCGAGCACCCGCACCCGCTGCGCGGCGGAAAGCAGCCGCGCATCCTGTTCGGCACGCAGGCCGGCACCCGACCGCCGACGTTCGTGCTGTTCACGACAGGGTTCCTCGACCCCGGTTACCGGCGGTTCATCCAGCGCCGGCTGCGCGAGCTCTACGGTTTCGAGGGGTCGCCGATCGTGGTCAACATGCGCGTGCGCGAGAAGCGCCAGCGTTGA
- a CDS encoding recombinase family protein has protein sequence MTTMIGYLRVSTEDQASSGLGLQAQRDTIRAYADRHGWDIAWYADEGLSAKSLDRPQLQAALQRLHTSPKKRDVDGLVVAKLDRLSRSVPDFAGVLELARARKWSLVAIDLGVDTSTPTGELVANVMMSVAQWERRIIGERTSAAMQAAKRRGQTFGVASALPAATGARLLALRKQYTLAGTADRLNAEGLTTATGQAWSANTVAKVHKRLTRAATAHTSHASHARDMNHTNHTEEASAPRAA, from the coding sequence ATGACGACCATGATCGGATACCTGCGCGTGAGCACGGAGGACCAGGCCAGCAGCGGTCTGGGACTGCAGGCGCAGCGCGACACCATCCGGGCCTACGCGGACCGGCACGGCTGGGACATCGCCTGGTACGCCGACGAGGGCCTGTCCGCGAAGTCCCTGGACCGTCCGCAGCTGCAAGCCGCGCTCCAGCGACTGCACACCAGCCCGAAGAAGCGTGACGTCGACGGCCTCGTGGTCGCGAAGCTTGACCGCCTGTCCAGGTCCGTGCCGGACTTCGCCGGGGTGCTGGAGCTCGCTCGCGCGCGCAAGTGGTCACTGGTGGCGATCGACCTGGGTGTGGACACCAGTACCCCGACCGGCGAGCTCGTCGCGAACGTGATGATGTCGGTGGCGCAGTGGGAACGGCGGATCATCGGCGAGCGCACGTCCGCCGCGATGCAAGCCGCCAAGCGCCGTGGACAGACCTTCGGCGTCGCGTCTGCCTTGCCCGCCGCCACGGGTGCACGCTTGCTCGCCCTGCGCAAGCAGTACACCCTGGCCGGCACCGCCGACCGACTCAACGCGGAAGGCCTGACCACCGCGACCGGTCAGGCCTGGTCAGCGAACACCGTCGCCAAGGTGCACAAGCGCCTCACCCGCGCGGCCACAGCGCACACCAGTCACGCCAGTCACGCCCGCGACATGAACCACACGAACCACACCGAGGAAGCCAGCGCACCCCGCGCTGCATGA
- a CDS encoding NUDIX domain-containing protein, with product MRIEYPEFGAHRRPEGPRDPGDAWVITDEGERYWGRYGAAGLLAYDRSRGVLLQHRVSWSHHGNTWGLPGGARHQGESACDGALREAQEEAGVPDDAVRARLESVLDLDVWTYTTLVGDVVEPFEPVISDPESRALEWVALDEITGRPLHPGFADAWPRLRALLEVRPAVVVDAANVIGSVPDGWWRDRAGAAARLIERVSSLAVAGVDASALDLAEQTWFPEFSVVVEGQAKAVDAAADGVRIVRAAASGDDAIVDEARRLVESGRQVSVVTSDRELTDRSRALGAEVHGTRWLLDLLPAAP from the coding sequence GTGAGGATCGAGTATCCCGAGTTCGGTGCGCATCGGCGTCCAGAGGGTCCGCGCGACCCCGGCGACGCCTGGGTCATCACCGACGAAGGCGAGCGGTACTGGGGGCGCTATGGCGCGGCCGGGCTGCTCGCCTATGACCGCTCGCGCGGAGTGCTGCTGCAGCATCGCGTGTCGTGGAGTCACCACGGCAACACGTGGGGGCTGCCCGGCGGCGCGCGGCATCAGGGTGAATCAGCCTGCGACGGCGCACTGCGCGAAGCGCAAGAAGAGGCGGGCGTGCCCGATGACGCCGTGCGAGCGCGGCTGGAGAGCGTGCTGGACCTCGACGTGTGGACCTACACGACGCTCGTGGGCGACGTCGTGGAGCCGTTCGAGCCGGTGATCAGCGACCCCGAGAGCCGGGCGCTGGAGTGGGTTGCGCTCGATGAGATCACGGGCCGACCGCTGCACCCCGGCTTCGCCGACGCGTGGCCGCGGCTGCGCGCGCTGCTCGAGGTGCGTCCGGCGGTCGTCGTGGATGCGGCCAACGTCATCGGCTCGGTGCCCGACGGGTGGTGGCGCGACCGTGCCGGAGCCGCCGCACGCCTCATCGAGCGCGTGTCGAGCCTGGCCGTGGCCGGTGTGGACGCCTCAGCCCTCGATCTTGCAGAGCAGACCTGGTTCCCGGAATTCTCGGTGGTCGTCGAGGGCCAGGCGAAGGCGGTGGATGCCGCAGCCGACGGCGTGCGGATCGTGCGGGCAGCCGCATCCGGCGACGACGCCATCGTCGACGAGGCGCGGCGCCTCGTGGAGTCGGGGCGCCAGGTCAGCGTCGTGACCAGCGACCGCGAGCTGACCGATCGGTCACGCGCGCTCGGCGCCGAGGTGCACGGCACGCGCTGGCTGCTCGACCTGCTGCCGGCCGCGCCGTAG
- a CDS encoding tyrosine-type recombinase/integrase produces MASAHIKVDQTSKGTRYTVRWRPQSGSFRKKTSYNKREAERFRDRIIRELEEGNSTEHLAGRSKTFRQAAEQMIAASAHLKQKTLDGYEMALRVHAYPAFGNRRISVLKASDIDHWIADLRAKPKKDGTRRSETSVLGTYKVVRKVFSYAYAHRLIPFNPCIAVTKPKADTAEARFLTVQEIDRLAHELAAQPPYDLLVRFAALTGLRLGEVAALRIRDIDLRNALVKVELSKTHTSKGYITAAPKTAHARRDVPILDDDLFRDIGVYLRHHPHRDNLEAGLWPGKVPGHNRLSYDRDFDPKGFYRYTFKPAATRAGLDGLHFHELRHTFATLALELRALDMFELSRAMGHANQDITDRVYAHVRPRDFSAHRAAFSAGIKAARSQPTPIRAIGG; encoded by the coding sequence ATGGCATCTGCACACATCAAGGTAGACCAAACGTCCAAGGGGACCCGGTACACCGTGCGGTGGCGACCGCAGTCGGGCAGCTTCCGCAAGAAAACGTCCTACAACAAGCGCGAGGCCGAGCGGTTCCGCGACAGGATCATCCGCGAGCTGGAGGAGGGCAACTCGACCGAGCACCTGGCAGGCCGATCGAAGACGTTTCGACAGGCGGCTGAGCAGATGATCGCGGCGAGCGCACATCTGAAGCAGAAGACGCTCGACGGCTACGAGATGGCACTCCGCGTGCACGCGTACCCAGCGTTCGGGAACCGCCGCATCTCAGTGTTGAAGGCCTCCGACATCGACCACTGGATCGCCGACCTGCGTGCGAAGCCGAAGAAGGACGGGACGCGACGCAGCGAGACGAGCGTGCTGGGTACCTACAAGGTGGTGCGGAAGGTGTTCTCGTACGCCTACGCTCACCGGCTGATCCCGTTCAACCCGTGCATCGCCGTTACCAAGCCCAAGGCAGACACCGCTGAGGCGCGGTTCCTCACAGTGCAGGAGATCGACCGACTGGCCCACGAGCTCGCCGCGCAGCCACCGTACGATCTGCTGGTCAGGTTCGCCGCGCTGACCGGCTTGCGGCTCGGAGAAGTTGCTGCACTGCGCATCCGCGACATCGATCTGCGTAATGCTCTGGTGAAGGTCGAGCTCAGCAAGACCCACACCAGCAAGGGCTACATCACTGCCGCACCCAAGACCGCACACGCCCGGCGCGATGTCCCCATTCTGGACGACGACCTGTTCCGCGACATCGGGGTGTACCTGCGCCACCATCCGCACCGCGACAACCTGGAGGCGGGGCTGTGGCCCGGAAAGGTGCCCGGTCACAACAGGCTCAGCTACGACCGCGACTTCGACCCGAAGGGCTTCTATCGATACACCTTTAAGCCTGCCGCCACGCGCGCCGGACTCGATGGGTTGCACTTCCACGAATTGCGCCACACCTTCGCCACGCTCGCGCTGGAGCTTCGAGCGCTCGACATGTTCGAGCTGTCTCGTGCCATGGGCCACGCCAACCAGGACATCACAGACAGGGTCTATGCGCACGTCCGCCCACGCGACTTCAGCGCTCACCGCGCCGCGTTCTCTGCGGGGATCAAGGCAGCGCGCTCGCAGCCCACGCCGATCCGAGCGATAGGCGGCTGA
- a CDS encoding AAA family ATPase, which yields MSIHIEREIPPVLQRFLDRLDQDSLTHAGGLQFKARCPAHDDDMPSLSIGWSDKGKVLAKCHAECEFSDIISALGLTRKDIETPRQIVATYDYENEDGHLEYQVVREDPKAFFQRRPGERKGQWINNTTGVAPIPYHLPALAELVAHGTAEDTIWIVEGEKDVQAIEEAYGDVATCNHGGAGKWTDEHSSYLEGFPGQVVIVIDADEKPSKPGQKHALTAYESLLRVTGIEAELAYPVVGKDAADHVPDHDADEFIAVTPDQLRAEIADAKKLPEPLGKGSRSSSNAQEPAAKRDLVIVKASEVKSTRQRWLWEGRVPLGILALLGGRGGVGKSTFSLWAAVELQHGRLPGDFHDKSLPVLYVGIEDDWETQVKPRLAAAGANMNLALFLKVTETVEETTGDRVPDLSQDMPLLEEALEQFGPCLMIVDPLPSLIHDDDHRRNVVRAALDPLLGALARTRSTLFGIMHTRKGGGAANDLLSGSHAYYDAARAVMLFAKDDESGQVIMSQVKGNYSADEATDSLAFKLVNTPVELDDFTVQDYARVEIVGATSMSVEEIVNREPLREEVGVRARWIVDYLSHRNGFALATDVQDAAHEENGWTERQMLSARAKCSPAVKSKKARGAMNAPWFWCFATVEPPSAEEDQFSPRAQSWSSSGISQDSWSSRSQGSAKNPDGSSDQESHPDDQGSSVIPEEDQYSALKREAGSSRSPRLRILREGDVAP from the coding sequence ATGTCTATCCACATCGAGCGAGAGATTCCTCCGGTGCTTCAGCGGTTCCTCGACCGGCTCGACCAGGATTCGCTCACGCACGCGGGCGGACTGCAATTCAAGGCGCGATGCCCTGCGCACGATGACGACATGCCGTCGCTGTCGATCGGGTGGAGCGACAAGGGCAAGGTGCTCGCCAAGTGCCACGCCGAGTGCGAGTTCTCAGACATCATCAGCGCGCTCGGTCTGACCCGCAAGGATATCGAGACGCCGCGCCAGATCGTCGCCACGTACGACTACGAGAACGAGGACGGCCACCTGGAGTACCAGGTGGTACGCGAGGATCCCAAGGCGTTCTTCCAGCGTCGCCCCGGTGAGCGCAAGGGGCAGTGGATCAACAACACGACCGGTGTCGCGCCAATCCCGTACCACCTGCCTGCGCTCGCCGAGCTCGTCGCGCACGGTACCGCCGAAGACACGATCTGGATCGTCGAGGGTGAAAAGGACGTTCAGGCCATCGAGGAGGCCTATGGCGACGTGGCGACGTGTAATCACGGCGGGGCTGGCAAATGGACCGACGAGCACTCGTCGTACCTCGAAGGCTTCCCGGGGCAGGTGGTTATCGTCATTGACGCCGACGAGAAGCCTTCCAAGCCGGGCCAGAAACACGCGCTCACCGCGTACGAGTCCCTGCTGCGCGTTACGGGCATCGAGGCAGAGCTCGCTTACCCCGTCGTCGGGAAAGACGCCGCAGACCATGTACCTGACCACGACGCCGACGAGTTCATTGCAGTAACGCCGGACCAGCTTCGTGCAGAGATCGCGGACGCCAAGAAGCTCCCCGAGCCTCTGGGGAAGGGATCTCGGTCTTCCAGCAATGCGCAGGAGCCTGCGGCGAAACGTGACCTTGTGATTGTGAAGGCATCCGAGGTCAAGTCGACCCGTCAGCGGTGGCTGTGGGAGGGTCGTGTGCCGCTGGGCATCCTCGCATTGCTCGGTGGTCGTGGCGGGGTCGGTAAGTCCACGTTCTCGCTGTGGGCTGCAGTCGAGCTCCAGCACGGTCGACTCCCGGGCGACTTCCACGACAAGTCGCTCCCGGTCCTCTACGTCGGGATCGAGGACGACTGGGAGACCCAGGTCAAGCCCCGGCTGGCGGCTGCTGGCGCAAACATGAACCTGGCGCTGTTCCTCAAGGTCACGGAGACCGTCGAGGAGACCACGGGTGATCGCGTGCCCGATCTGTCCCAGGACATGCCCCTTCTCGAGGAAGCCCTTGAGCAGTTCGGGCCGTGCCTGATGATCGTCGACCCGTTGCCGTCGCTCATCCATGATGACGACCACCGCCGTAACGTCGTGCGGGCTGCACTGGACCCATTGCTCGGGGCGCTCGCACGGACACGTTCAACCCTGTTCGGCATCATGCACACCAGGAAGGGTGGCGGAGCCGCAAACGATCTGCTGTCTGGCTCGCACGCCTACTACGACGCCGCGCGTGCAGTGATGCTCTTCGCCAAAGACGACGAATCCGGCCAGGTGATCATGTCTCAGGTCAAGGGCAACTACTCGGCGGATGAGGCCACCGACTCGCTGGCGTTCAAGCTCGTGAACACCCCGGTAGAGCTGGACGACTTCACTGTGCAGGACTACGCGCGTGTCGAAATCGTCGGTGCCACGAGTATGTCCGTAGAGGAGATCGTCAACCGAGAGCCGCTGCGCGAAGAGGTTGGCGTGCGCGCTCGGTGGATCGTGGATTACCTCTCGCACCGTAACGGCTTCGCGCTCGCCACAGATGTCCAAGACGCCGCTCACGAGGAGAACGGCTGGACCGAACGCCAAATGCTGTCCGCGCGCGCAAAATGCTCCCCCGCCGTCAAGAGCAAGAAGGCGCGCGGTGCGATGAACGCTCCATGGTTTTGGTGCTTCGCGACGGTGGAGCCGCCGTCCGCCGAAGAAGACCAATTCTCCCCGAGAGCGCAGTCTTGGTCTTCTTCCGGAATCTCGCAGGATTCTTGGTCATCGCGCTCCCAAGGGTCCGCCAAGAATCCCGATGGCAGTTCCGACCAAGAATCCCACCCCGATGACCAAGGCTCCTCAGTAATTCCGGAAGAAGACCAATATTCCGCTCTTAAGAGAGAAGCGGGTTCTTCACGTTCGCCTCGTCTGCGCATTCTGCGAGAAGGCGATGTCGCTCCATAG